In Paractinoplanes brasiliensis, the following proteins share a genomic window:
- a CDS encoding siderophore-interacting protein → MSDVAAHMRQIELVGPELRRLRCRPGAHVVVHTPDRRVYSLWRHDPGAASMTVRIALHDAGGPGCTWARAVAVGDRVTVEPPRSKITLDGTARYHLFIGDETGAVPLLAMRAALGREAETYGIFETTTPGNEVPDFAAFTPFPWVHRGAAPAAGSRVLLRAVQDLQLPAHPGTAYIAGESDTCRLLQRHLVEQRGWPRRSVLLQPQWAPGRPGFGAGTRD, encoded by the coding sequence GTGTCCGATGTCGCCGCGCACATGCGGCAGATCGAGCTGGTCGGGCCCGAGTTGCGGCGACTGCGCTGCCGCCCCGGCGCCCACGTCGTGGTGCACACCCCCGACCGGCGGGTCTATTCGCTGTGGCGGCACGATCCCGGCGCTGCCTCGATGACGGTGCGGATCGCCCTGCACGACGCGGGCGGGCCCGGCTGCACGTGGGCCCGCGCCGTCGCGGTGGGCGACCGGGTCACCGTCGAACCACCCCGCAGCAAGATCACCCTCGACGGGACGGCCCGATATCACCTGTTCATCGGGGACGAGACCGGCGCCGTGCCGCTGCTGGCCATGCGCGCCGCCCTGGGGCGGGAGGCCGAGACGTACGGGATCTTCGAGACCACCACGCCCGGCAACGAGGTCCCCGACTTCGCCGCCTTCACGCCGTTCCCGTGGGTGCATCGCGGCGCGGCCCCGGCGGCCGGCTCCCGGGTGCTGCTGCGCGCGGTGCAGGACCTGCAACTGCCGGCCCACCCCGGCACGGCGTACATCGCGGGCGAGAGCGACACGTGCCGCCTGCTGCAACGCCACCTCGTCGAACAGCGCGGCTGGCCCCGCCGGTCCGTGCTGCTGCAGCCGCAGTGGGCGCCGGGCCGCCCGGGGTTCGGCGCGGGAACCCGGGACTGA
- a CDS encoding MmcQ/YjbR family DNA-binding protein: MSEPGDVPPDILDRLRAICRGLPEAYEEPAWIGVRWRIRKRTVAHVYVPDVQRYPEYAAHVVDGEPPTVMTFRVPADDLAGLTSSGFPFFRALWGDNVAAVILGDHTDWTEIAELVTDSYCAMAPKFLAARMTE, encoded by the coding sequence ATGTCGGAACCTGGGGACGTGCCGCCGGACATTCTGGACCGTCTGCGGGCGATCTGCAGAGGGCTGCCGGAGGCGTACGAGGAACCGGCCTGGATCGGCGTGCGGTGGCGCATCCGGAAGCGGACCGTCGCGCACGTCTACGTCCCGGACGTTCAGCGATACCCGGAATACGCCGCGCACGTCGTCGACGGCGAACCGCCCACGGTGATGACGTTCCGGGTGCCCGCCGACGACCTGGCCGGGCTGACCTCGAGCGGGTTCCCGTTCTTCCGGGCGCTCTGGGGTGACAACGTCGCTGCCGTCATCCTCGGCGACCACACGGACTGGACCGAGATCGCCGAACTGGTCACCGACAGCTACTGCGCGATGGCGCCGAAGTTCCTCGCCGCCCGGATGACCGAATGA
- a CDS encoding SRPBCC family protein: MSTSDLRMTSVPSSKAEMLIRRPVSEVFEAFVDPAVTTRFWFSHGSGRLAPAAKVTWVWEMYGVSSTVLVKEFDQDRRLVIEWTSEEHPTTVEWVFTARPEDTTLVSITESGFTGDGDTVAAHAMGSVEGFTLVLAGLKALLEHKIELNLVSDRFPDGL, encoded by the coding sequence ATGTCCACCAGCGATCTGCGGATGACGAGTGTGCCGAGTTCGAAGGCGGAGATGCTCATCCGCCGGCCCGTGTCCGAGGTCTTCGAGGCGTTCGTCGACCCTGCCGTCACCACCCGGTTCTGGTTCAGCCACGGCAGCGGGCGGCTCGCCCCTGCGGCAAAGGTGACCTGGGTCTGGGAGATGTACGGCGTCTCCTCGACGGTGCTGGTCAAGGAGTTCGACCAGGACAGGCGGCTGGTCATCGAGTGGACCTCGGAGGAACACCCCACCACCGTCGAGTGGGTGTTCACCGCCCGCCCCGAGGACACCACGCTCGTGTCGATCACCGAGTCGGGGTTCACCGGCGACGGCGACACGGTGGCGGCCCACGCCATGGGTTCGGTCGAGGGCTTCACGCTGGTGCTGGCCGGGCTCAAGGCCCTGCTCGAACACAAGATCGAGCTGAACCTGGTGTCCGACCGCTTCCCCGACGGGCTGTGA